A genomic window from Vitis riparia cultivar Riparia Gloire de Montpellier isolate 1030 chromosome 18, EGFV_Vit.rip_1.0, whole genome shotgun sequence includes:
- the LOC117906712 gene encoding DNA ligase 1 isoform X2, whose product MSRCFPYPPPGYFPRRTVDEALLESTKLQREKKAKEDRHQKDRKERKREKKEKKEKKREKKEKEKGKDIASDIGDGKLNDKKGQSQRIRKDEAEQLEKSDLTEEYGQPIYSQNSCHSSDSTQNSRKRKRDTSLSSGSSNHGNIIRLRLPLPKPKEPEASLTKEQNCSERLPLPKDFGPEASLGKEQSSSMRLPLLKHKEPEASVSKEQSSSMRLPLLKRKEPEASVSKEQSSSMQLPLLKHKEPEASLNKEKSCSISKHKEPETLLRKEQNRSVWMPLTNLREPEASLRAESCSTSGRVDLPAQQKYEISGQSIEAPPIFSMRTSTVDQKLNPDQQLLCSTSKVPEIVVQNDANASKGSRSSKSKKQRAESRYKALVEDWVPPLLQAEQTDLDDQEWLFQKHGDRHESKRHETINYDLCYGSWPRAQYLPEADVYALPYTVPF is encoded by the exons ATGTCTCGATGCTTTCCTTACCCGCCTCCAGGGTATTTTCCAAGGAGGACAGTCGATGAGGCCTTGCTCGAGTCGACTAAG CTCCAGAGAGAAAAGAAGGCCAAGGAAGACAGACATCAGAAGGAcaggaaagagagaaagagagagaagaaagagaagaaggagaagaagagggagaaaaaagagaaagagaagggcAAGGATATAGCCAGTGACATCGGTGATGGTAAGCTCAATGACAAGAAGGGGCAGTCTCAAAGGATTAGAAAAGATGAAGCTGAGCAGTTGGAGAAGAGTGATCTCACTGAAGAATATGGACAGCCTATCTATTCACAGAACTCCTGCCATTCATCTGACAGCACCCAGAACAGCCGCAAGAGGAAAAGGGATACCTCACTCTCAAGTGGCAGCAGTAATCATG GGAACATTATTCGGTTACGTCTGCCACTTCCAAAGCCCAAAGAACCGGAGGCATCACTCACCAAAGAGCAGAACTGCTCAGAACGGCTGCCACTTCCAAAGGACTTTGGACCTGAGGCATCACTCGGCAAGGAACAGAGCAGTTCCATGCGACTGCCACTCCTAAAGCACAAGGAACCTGAGGCATCAGTCAGCAAGGAACAGAGCAGTTCCATGCGGCTGCCACTCCTAAAGCGCAAAGAACCTGAGGCATCAGTCAGCAAGGAACAGAGCAGTTCCATGCAGCTGCCACTTCTTAAGCACAAAGAACCTGAGGCATCACTCAACAAAGAGAAGAGCTGCTCTATATCAAAGCACAAAGAACCTGAAACATTACTCAGAAAAGAACAGAACCGCTCAGTATGGATGCCACTTACAAATCTGAGAGAGCCTGAGGCATCACTGAGAGCGGAGAGCTGCAGTACCTCTGGAAGGGTGGATTTACCTGCCCAGCAAAAGTATGAAATATCTGGTCAATCTATTGAAGCGCCACCAATCTTTTCTATGAGAACCAGTACTGTTGACCAGAAACTCAACCCTGACCAGCAATTGCTTTGTTCAACCTCCAAGGTGCCTGAAATTGTTGTACAAAATGATGCCAATGCCAGCAAAGGATCAAGGTCAAgcaaaagtaagaagcagagaGCAGAATCTCGGTATAAAGCTCTAGTAGAGGACTGGGTCCCTCCGCTGTTGCAGGCTGAGCAGACTGATTTGGATGATCAAGAATGGCTATTTCAAAAACATGGAGACAGGCACGAGAGTAAGCGGCATGAAACTATCAACTATGACCTGTGTTATGGAAGCTGGCCTCGCGCACAGTATCTTCCGGAGGCTGATGTATATGCATTGCCTTATACTGTCCCTTTTTAA
- the LOC117906712 gene encoding myb-like protein X isoform X1 has protein sequence MSRCFPYPPPGYFPRRTVDEALLESTKLQREKKAKEDRHQKDRKERKREKKEKKEKKREKKEKEKGKDIASDIGDGKLNDKKGQSQRIRKDEAEQLEKSDLTEEYGQPIYSQNSCHSSDSTQNSRKRKRDTSLSSGSSNHAGNIIRLRLPLPKPKEPEASLTKEQNCSERLPLPKDFGPEASLGKEQSSSMRLPLLKHKEPEASVSKEQSSSMRLPLLKRKEPEASVSKEQSSSMQLPLLKHKEPEASLNKEKSCSISKHKEPETLLRKEQNRSVWMPLTNLREPEASLRAESCSTSGRVDLPAQQKYEISGQSIEAPPIFSMRTSTVDQKLNPDQQLLCSTSKVPEIVVQNDANASKGSRSSKSKKQRAESRYKALVEDWVPPLLQAEQTDLDDQEWLFQKHGDRHESKRHETINYDLCYGSWPRAQYLPEADVYALPYTVPF, from the exons ATGTCTCGATGCTTTCCTTACCCGCCTCCAGGGTATTTTCCAAGGAGGACAGTCGATGAGGCCTTGCTCGAGTCGACTAAG CTCCAGAGAGAAAAGAAGGCCAAGGAAGACAGACATCAGAAGGAcaggaaagagagaaagagagagaagaaagagaagaaggagaagaagagggagaaaaaagagaaagagaagggcAAGGATATAGCCAGTGACATCGGTGATGGTAAGCTCAATGACAAGAAGGGGCAGTCTCAAAGGATTAGAAAAGATGAAGCTGAGCAGTTGGAGAAGAGTGATCTCACTGAAGAATATGGACAGCCTATCTATTCACAGAACTCCTGCCATTCATCTGACAGCACCCAGAACAGCCGCAAGAGGAAAAGGGATACCTCACTCTCAAGTGGCAGCAGTAATCATG CAGGGAACATTATTCGGTTACGTCTGCCACTTCCAAAGCCCAAAGAACCGGAGGCATCACTCACCAAAGAGCAGAACTGCTCAGAACGGCTGCCACTTCCAAAGGACTTTGGACCTGAGGCATCACTCGGCAAGGAACAGAGCAGTTCCATGCGACTGCCACTCCTAAAGCACAAGGAACCTGAGGCATCAGTCAGCAAGGAACAGAGCAGTTCCATGCGGCTGCCACTCCTAAAGCGCAAAGAACCTGAGGCATCAGTCAGCAAGGAACAGAGCAGTTCCATGCAGCTGCCACTTCTTAAGCACAAAGAACCTGAGGCATCACTCAACAAAGAGAAGAGCTGCTCTATATCAAAGCACAAAGAACCTGAAACATTACTCAGAAAAGAACAGAACCGCTCAGTATGGATGCCACTTACAAATCTGAGAGAGCCTGAGGCATCACTGAGAGCGGAGAGCTGCAGTACCTCTGGAAGGGTGGATTTACCTGCCCAGCAAAAGTATGAAATATCTGGTCAATCTATTGAAGCGCCACCAATCTTTTCTATGAGAACCAGTACTGTTGACCAGAAACTCAACCCTGACCAGCAATTGCTTTGTTCAACCTCCAAGGTGCCTGAAATTGTTGTACAAAATGATGCCAATGCCAGCAAAGGATCAAGGTCAAgcaaaagtaagaagcagagaGCAGAATCTCGGTATAAAGCTCTAGTAGAGGACTGGGTCCCTCCGCTGTTGCAGGCTGAGCAGACTGATTTGGATGATCAAGAATGGCTATTTCAAAAACATGGAGACAGGCACGAGAGTAAGCGGCATGAAACTATCAACTATGACCTGTGTTATGGAAGCTGGCCTCGCGCACAGTATCTTCCGGAGGCTGATGTATATGCATTGCCTTATACTGTCCCTTTTTAA
- the LOC117907922 gene encoding prostaglandin E synthase 2-like gives MNKVNKLTVLGRAIGGRASAAGIGLTTQRRLLQPAVSGLNSASKLQRFPHKLAGHFPLPALAVSGTMLLSGLAQDVPAEDPVHPKKFLPNDVVLYQYEACPFCNKVKAFLDYYDIGYQVVEVNPINKKEIKWSEYKKVPILTVDGEQMVDSSDIINKLFQRIHPEKYLHSVPDGDEERKWLGWVDNHLVHVLSPNIYRSASEAIESFDYITTHGNFSFTERIIAKYGGAAAMYFVSKKLKKRHNITDERAALYGAAETWVDALKGRKFLGGLEPNLADLAVFGVLRPIRHLKSGRDMVEHTGIGEWYSRMEAAVGESSRIKV, from the exons ATGAACAAGGTTAACAAACTCACCGTCCTCGGCCGAGCCATTGGCGGCCGGGCCTCGGCCGCCGGCATCGGTCTCACCACTCAACGCCGGCTTCTGCAACCGGCTGTGTCGGGTCTTAACTCAGCGAGCAAGCTACAGCGGTTCCCTCATAAGCTCGCCGGTCACTTCCCCCTACCCGCTCTTGCCGTATCTGGAACTATGTTATTGTCCGGACTGGCTCAGGATGTTCCCGCCGAGGATCCGGTGCATCCCAAGAAGTTCCTTCCAAACGACGTAGTTCTGTATCAGTACGAAGCCTGCCCTTTCTGCAACAAAGTTAAAG CATTCCTGGATTACTATGATATTGGATACCAAGTTGTGGAGGTGAACCCCATAAACAAAAAGGAGATAAAATGGTCCGAGTACAAGAAGGTGCCTATACTAACAGTTGACGGTGAACAAATGGTCGATTCATCAG ATATAATTAATAAGTTGTTCCAAAGGATTCATCCTGAGAAATACCTTCATTCTGTCCCAGATGgtgatgaagaaagaaaatggctTGG GTGGGTTGATAATCACTTGGTGCATGTCTTATCTCCAAACATATACCGGAGTGCTTCTGAGGCTATCGAATCATTTGACTATATCACAACCCATG GCAATTTCAGCTTCACAGAGAGAATAATAGCAAAATATGGCGGAGCTGCAGCCATGTATTTTGTGTCAAAGAAACTGAAGAAGAGGCATAACATCACTGATGAACGTGCCGCCTTGTATGGAGCTGCAGAAACATGGGTGGATGCTCTAAAGGGCAGGAAATTCCTTG GTGGCCTGGAACCTAATTTAGCTGATCTAGCTGTATTTGGTGTTCTGAGACCCATCCGACACCTCAAATCTGGGAGAGACATGGTGGAACACACTGGGATTGGCGAATGGTACAGTCGAATGGAAGCTGCCGTGGGGGAGTCATCTCGAATCAAGGTGTAG
- the LOC117907699 gene encoding probable serine/threonine-protein kinase DDB_G0282963, with protein sequence MSPEKSRGSSTHTRGREKRKEKKRQVLYRIAMKNPYAEMLSCDFIEVAKLKHGLVAIQVCPDSDPVWKEMPSNCRDVCKSEQVNFVSPTCEANSGGKALKRVSKRSSKRVPGTTAVLSIARKKITSRRRLRCHSAGPELELKSILYPKENKTGFRDVERTSNSESASDGGGGGALEDGFVSLVHEHGEAPLSTSSLCLKELQESTPGWPLLRTAVPVSEEALSKSEARELSVVQWVMSLPNRSCPVIMRTQNEENDNSIVHDEWEIETTSVQVVQTSEGKSLYGNQKDENLSLQAIQASEDKSMDGNENTENEDFGHACEYKGQVSQQQSMLGWPLLQKTASATPEAFRESKLANKLTVVQWAMKLPDRNQIGLGSNTIEITPLERETNDSEVNENNINSPAVSAKLPKELDLHKTNSSGCRWFSYEEIKRATSQFSSENLIGEGGCSSVYKGRLPCGQPVAVKISKSYKEAWNNFSQEINITTLLNHKYIAPLIGICVEDSHLISVHDFVPKGSLEENLHGDRVLPWEVRFKVAVVVAEALNYLHDECSPPVIHRDIKSSNILLSDDFQPQLSDFGLAIMGPTDSTEILDSDVVGTFGYISPEYFMHGIVSDKIDIYSFGVVLLELLSGRRPINSKTLTEEASLVKWAKPILESGDLEALVDPNLDGKFDSVQMHRVALAATSCINESAELRPKGSQILKLLRGEKDGEEWFKMHVKELKERGKREDDEFDLQLISKPLLDVEDYITSHNCAAEQRKHFTLEEYLKG encoded by the exons ATGTCACCAGAAAAGAGCCGTGGGAGTTCTACACATACAAGGGGCAGAG agaagagaaaagagaagaagaggcaAGTGCTTTATAGGATAGCCATGAAGAACCCTTATGCAGAAATGCTCAGTTGTGATTTCATTGAAGTTGCCAAGCTGAAACACGGCCTAGTTGCAATCCAAGTTTGCCCAGATTCTG ATCCTGTTTGGAAAGAGATGCCTTCAAATTGTAGAGACGTGTGTAAATCAGAGCAG GTAAATTTTGTAAGTCCAACATGTGAAGCAAATTCAGGAGGAAAGGCTTTGAAGCGGGTGTCAAAGCGTTCTTCCAAACGAGTTCCTGGGACTACTGCTGTTTTATCCATAGCCCGGAAGAAGATTACCTCCAGAAGACGTTTACGCTGTCATTCGGCAG GTCCTGAATTAGAGTTGAAGTCAATTCTCTAtcctaaagaaaataaaactggATTCAGAGATGTTGAAAGAACTAGTAATTCTGAAAGTGCATCGGATGGTGGTGGGGGTGGAGCCTTGGAAGATGGCTTTGTCAGCCTTGTCCATGAACACGGGGAAGCTCCTTTGAGCACATCATCTCTTTGCTTAAAAGAGCTGCAAGAATCTACTCCTGGTTGGCCCCTCCTCCGAACAGCTGTTCCGGTGAGTGAGGAAGCTTTGAGTAAATCAGAAGCGAGAGAATTGTCTGTGGTCCAGTGGGTGATGAGTCTGCCTAACCGGTCATGCCCTGTAATTATGCGAACTcagaatgaagaaaatgataattCTATAGTTCATGATGAATGGGAGATCGAAACAACAAGTGTCCAAGTTGTTCAAACCTCTGAAGGCAAATCATTATATGGCAATCAGAAAGATGAGAATCTTAGCCTTCAAGCTATTCAAGCTTCTGAAGACAAATCAATGGATGGCAATGAGAACACAGAAAATGAGGATTTTGGCCACGCTTGTGAATACAAGGGGCAAGTTTCCCAGCAACAATCTATGCTAGGTTGGCCTCTTCTCCAGAAAACAGCTTCTGCAACTCCAGAAGCCTTCAGAGAATCCAAATTAGCTAATAAATTGACTGTGGTTCAATGGGCAATGAAACTGCCAGATCGAAACCAAATTGGCTTGGGTTCAAACACAATAGAAATTACTCCTCTTGAAAGAGAAACCAATGATTCTGAAGTTAATGAAAACAACATTAATTCTCCGGCAGTATCAGCAAAGCTACCCAAGGAGTTGGATCTTCACAAAACAAACTCATCTGGTTGCAGATGGTTCAGCTATGAGGAGATAAAGAGGGCAACTTCTCAATTCTCCTCAG AAAACCTCATAGGAGAGGGAGGCTGCAGCAGTGTATACAAGGGGCGTCTTCCCTGTGGCCAGCCAGTGGCAGTAAAGATTTCAAAATCATACAAGGAAGCATGGAACAATTTTTCCCAGGAAATCAACATCACGACTTTGTTAAATCACAAGTACATCGCACCCCTCATTGGCATATGTGTTGAAGACAGCCATCTTATATCGGTCCATGACTTTGTACCCAAAGGAAGTTTAGAGGAAAACCTACATG GTGATCGGGTATTGCCATGGGAAGTGAGGTTCAAAGTGGCTGTTGTGGTTGCTGAAGCTCTGAATTACCTGCATGATGAATGTTCTCCGCCTGTGATTCACAGAGACATAAAATCATCGAACATTCTTCTCTCAGATGACTTTCAACCACAG CTATCTGATTTTGGGCTTGCCATAATGGGACCTACAGATTCAACTGAAATATTAGACAGTGATGTAGTAGGGACATTTGGGTATATTTCTCCGGAGTATTTCATGCATGGAATCGTCAGtgataaaattgatatatattctTTTGGGGTGGTTCTTCTTGAGCTGTTATCTGGAAGAAGGCCAATTAATTCCAAGACCCTCACAGAAGAAGCAAGTTTGGTCAAGTGG GCAAAACCGATACTAGAGAGCGGGGACCTAGAGGCCTTGGTGGATCCAAATTTGGATGGGAAATTTGACAGTGTTCAAATGCATAGAGTAGCTCTAGCAGCAACCTCCTGTATCAATGAGTCAGCTGAACTCCGTCCTAAAGGCAGCCAG ATACTCAAGCTATTACGAGGGGAGAAGGACGGGGAAGAATGGTTCAAGATGCATGTTAAAGAATTGAAGGAGCGAGGGAAGAGGGAGGATGATGAATTTGATCTGCAACTTATTTCCAAGCCATTGCTTGATGTGGAGGATTATATTACATCACATAATTGTGCAGCAGAACAAAGGAAACATTTTACATTGGAAGAATACTTGAAAGGATGA